One segment of Streptomyces sp. NBC_00576 DNA contains the following:
- a CDS encoding IS5 family transposase (programmed frameshift): protein MVERLVPDELWALFQRVVPEAPSRPQGGGRRRHGDREVLAAIVFVATSGCTWQQLPAASFGPSGATAHRRFTEWTKARVWAKLHRLVLDELGSRGDLDWSRCAIDSVNMRALKKGDLTGPNPVDRGKYGSKIHLITERTGLPLSVGISGANVHDSQALIPLVKGIPPVRSRRGPRRRKPDKLHADKGYDYAHLRRWLSSRGIRHRIARKGVESSQRLGRHRWTIERTMSWLAGCRRLHRRYERKAEHFLAFTSIACTLICYRRLGR, encoded by the exons ATCGTTGAGCGGCTGGTGCCGGACGAGTTGTGGGCGCTGTTTCAGCGGGTGGTTCCGGAGGCGCCCTCACGGCCTCAGGGCGGTGGTCGGCGGCGGCACGGTGACCGTGAAGTGCTGGCTGCCATCGTGTTCGTGGCAACGTCCGGTTGCACCTGGCAGCAGTTGCCGGCCGCGTCCTTCGGGCCGTCCGGCGCGACGGCTCACCGCCGCTTCACCGAGTGGACGAAGGCCAGGGTCTGGGCGAAGCTCCACCGCCTTGTCCTTGACGAACTCGGCTCCCGCGGTGACCTGGACTGGTCTCGGTGTGCGATCGACTCAGTGAACATGCGCGCCCTGAAAA AGGGGGACCTGACAGGTCCGAATCCTGTCGACCGGGGCAAGTACGGCTCAAAGATCCACTTGATCACGGAGCGGACCGGTCTGCCCCTGTCCGTGGGAATATCGGGTGCCAACGTCCATGACAGCCAGGCCCTGATCCCGCTCGTGAAGGGCATACCGCCGGTCCGCTCCCGCCGGGGACCCCGACGTCGCAAGCCCGACAAGCTTCATGCCGACAAGGGCTACGACTATGCCCACCTGCGGCGATGGTTAAGCAGCCGAGGCATCCGGCACCGTATCGCCCGCAAGGGAGTTGAGAGCTCCCAGCGGTTGGGACGTCACCGTTGGACGATCGAACGCACCATGTCCTGGCTCGCCGGCTGCCGCCGTCTCCACCGTCGTTATGAGCGCAAGGCCGAGCATTTCCTCGCTTTCACGAGCATCGCCTGCACCCTCATCTGTTACCGGCGGCTCGGCCGCTGA
- a CDS encoding ankyrin repeat domain-containing protein has protein sequence MSDYWTPAHHAVEHEDAETLARLLAHGTDPDEAFSNMTLLTHAIDAEGDGSLQSGQPLTVHTTAVLLAFGADPELADPDGRTPMDIAKHYGHDLAVKLLRTHISGRAAGNR, from the coding sequence GTGAGCGACTACTGGACACCCGCGCATCACGCGGTCGAGCACGAGGATGCCGAGACCCTGGCCCGGTTGCTGGCCCACGGTACCGATCCTGATGAGGCCTTCAGCAACATGACGCTGCTGACGCACGCGATCGACGCCGAGGGCGACGGCTCCCTGCAGAGCGGCCAACCGTTGACCGTGCACACCACTGCCGTGCTGCTGGCCTTCGGGGCTGACCCGGAGCTCGCCGATCCAGACGGTCGCACCCCCATGGACATCGCCAAGCACTACGGCCACGACCTGGCGGTGAAACTGCTGCGGACCCACATCAGCGGCCGAGCCGCCGGTAACAGATGA
- a CDS encoding IS5 family transposase (programmed frameshift), translating to MPADLVPDDLWERVAPLLPARAPRRQRYPGRLRVDDRAALRGIVYVLCKGVSWRDVPAEQVGCSGVTAWRRLRDWTEAGVWPQLHEVLLAELRAAGLLDMDHAAIDGSHVRALKRGADTGPSPVDRARPGSKHHLIVDRHGTPLAVSLTGGNRHDVTQLMPLLDAIPPIRGLRGRPRSRPRRLFADRGYDYDKYRRLIRARGITPKIARRGTPHGSGLGKTHWVVERTFAWLHQFKRLRIRYEIRADLHLGLLQLACSIICLRRLRTSF from the exons GTGCCTGCTGATCTTGTGCCTGATGACTTGTGGGAACGTGTGGCGCCGCTGTTGCCGGCTCGTGCGCCCAGGCGGCAGCGGTATCCCGGGCGGTTGCGCGTGGATGACCGGGCTGCGTTGCGTGGCATCGTCTACGTGCTGTGCAAGGGCGTGAGCTGGCGGGACGTTCCGGCGGAACAGGTCGGCTGCAGCGGGGTGACGGCCTGGCGGCGTCTGCGGGACTGGACCGAAGCCGGCGTCTGGCCGCAGCTGCACGAGGTGCTGCTGGCGGAGCTGCGGGCAGCGGGTCTGCTGGACATGGACCACGCCGCGATTGACGGCTCGCACGTCCGGGCACTCA AAAGGGGGGCTGACACCGGACCTTCGCCGGTCGACCGGGCCCGGCCCGGCAGCAAGCACCACCTGATCGTCGACCGGCATGGCACCCCTCTGGCCGTCTCGCTGACCGGCGGGAATCGTCACGATGTCACTCAGCTCATGCCGCTGCTGGACGCCATCCCGCCCATCCGCGGCCTGCGCGGCCGGCCACGCAGTCGCCCCCGACGGCTGTTCGCCGACCGCGGCTACGACTACGACAAGTACCGCCGCCTCATCCGGGCCCGTGGCATCACCCCGAAGATCGCCCGCCGCGGCACCCCGCACGGCTCCGGACTCGGCAAGACCCACTGGGTCGTCGAGCGCACCTTCGCCTGGCTCCACCAATTCAAGCGACTCCGCATCCGCTACGAGATACGCGCCGACCTCCACCTCGGCCTGCTCCAACTCGCCTGCAGCATCATCTGCTTGCGACGACTCCGAACCTCATTCTGA
- a CDS encoding DUF4224 domain-containing protein, with product MSVTRLPGTHWGLGQFFGPSFADWHADAARTHQVTGVGERADQAQWLADKVRAVLFDRTASGWSRVTRTACVAWALRPRPERSPRTSPSG from the coding sequence GTGAGCGTCACGCGGCTCCCGGGGACGCACTGGGGACTGGGGCAGTTCTTCGGCCCCTCGTTCGCCGACTGGCATGCGGACGCCGCCCGGACGCACCAGGTGACCGGCGTGGGGGAGCGGGCCGACCAGGCGCAGTGGCTCGCCGACAAGGTCCGTGCGGTGCTGTTCGACCGTACGGCGAGCGGCTGGTCCCGGGTGACTCGGACGGCATGTGTGGCGTGGGCCCTACGACCCCGGCCGGAACGTTCTCCCCGTACCTCGCCGAGCGGCTGA
- a CDS encoding sugar dehydrogenase complex small subunit: protein MSSSTKDERHDRRPDFLALSELLTGEPSLDAALADAYQQRLARACPAALPGLIAAYRTADAAPDSAAALQAALDADAALARVARETIAVWYTAQFARPDDTQDPPESPAQYRADLVWKVIQTHPVSATPVPPSPNGYGYWTHHP, encoded by the coding sequence ATCTCCTCTTCGACGAAGGATGAGCGCCATGACCGACGGCCCGACTTCCTGGCACTGTCCGAACTGCTGACCGGGGAGCCGTCCCTCGACGCCGCGCTGGCCGACGCCTACCAGCAGCGCCTCGCCCGCGCCTGTCCGGCAGCCCTGCCCGGGCTCATCGCCGCGTACCGGACAGCCGACGCAGCGCCCGATTCCGCGGCCGCCCTGCAGGCGGCCCTGGACGCCGACGCCGCGCTGGCCCGGGTCGCGCGCGAGACGATCGCCGTCTGGTACACCGCTCAGTTCGCCCGGCCCGATGACACCCAGGATCCACCGGAATCCCCCGCGCAGTACCGCGCCGACCTGGTGTGGAAGGTGATCCAGACCCACCCAGTGTCCGCCACTCCCGTCCCACCGTCGCCGAACGGGTACGGCTACTGGACCCACCACCCCTAA
- a CDS encoding thermonuclease family protein encodes MPMLLIQGSFHLKDTQPDGDTVHFIADNPDDWQLVGGKNPVQLTAADHAKLRLEGIDALETHYAGTHQPLQHGHAAASELLDWLGFTNVQRKPDETVTASTPSSTPGFILTRGADLFGRVIALVGRGNPPGTSGTEISVGVPLLKQTANHHLVSEGLAFPTFYRSLFTDLRVELTTAAQQARAAGKGLWPDDVTTSGVKITGLSSITDDAVILPKLFRRLVDFLKLDMAVTCFPAFLAGKEDKVTVLSTGERFPGLHKVVTISNAKTVRLTNPAEDLLFDEG; translated from the coding sequence ATGCCCATGCTGCTGATCCAGGGCTCGTTCCACCTCAAGGACACCCAGCCCGACGGAGACACCGTCCATTTCATCGCCGACAACCCGGACGACTGGCAACTCGTCGGGGGCAAGAACCCCGTGCAGCTCACCGCCGCAGACCACGCCAAACTACGGCTGGAGGGCATCGATGCCCTCGAAACCCACTACGCCGGTACACACCAGCCCCTGCAACACGGTCATGCCGCGGCGAGCGAGCTCCTCGACTGGCTCGGCTTCACCAATGTGCAGCGCAAGCCGGACGAAACCGTCACGGCATCGACGCCGTCAAGTACGCCCGGATTCATCCTGACCCGGGGTGCCGACCTGTTCGGCCGCGTGATCGCTCTGGTCGGCCGAGGCAACCCTCCGGGGACGAGCGGCACGGAGATCAGCGTGGGCGTGCCCCTGCTGAAGCAGACGGCCAACCATCACCTCGTCTCGGAGGGGCTGGCGTTCCCGACCTTCTACCGCAGCCTGTTCACGGACCTGCGTGTCGAACTGACCACGGCGGCCCAGCAGGCCCGGGCGGCCGGCAAGGGACTGTGGCCCGATGACGTGACGACGTCCGGGGTGAAGATCACCGGACTGTCCTCCATCACCGACGACGCGGTGATCTTGCCCAAACTGTTCCGGCGGCTGGTGGACTTCCTGAAGCTCGACATGGCGGTCACCTGCTTCCCGGCCTTCCTCGCCGGTAAGGAGGACAAGGTCACGGTCCTGTCCACCGGCGAACGTTTCCCCGGTCTGCACAAGGTGGTCACCATCAGCAACGCGAAAACGGTCCGACTCACAAACCCCGCCGAAGATCTCCTCTTCGACGAAGGATGA
- a CDS encoding NAD(P)H-dependent oxidoreductase — protein MTTNRTLVIVAHPNLTESRANATRLAEIKDLDNVTVHDLYQAYPDFNIDVAREQQLLREHDTVVLQFPVYWYNVTSMLKAWIDAVLVHGFAFTFDGSPSALHGKKAWLAVTVGSTLETYAAEGLARRPLEEYLAPVTQSLEFCQLDYQGFHAIYGMIFDPSDEDLVLDAKEYRKLISTGETPVG, from the coding sequence GTGACCACCAATCGCACCCTCGTCATTGTCGCCCACCCGAACCTCACGGAATCCCGTGCCAACGCCACCCGGCTCGCCGAGATCAAGGACTTGGACAACGTCACCGTCCACGACCTTTATCAGGCTTACCCCGATTTCAACATCGATGTCGCACGCGAGCAGCAGCTGCTGCGCGAGCACGACACCGTCGTTCTCCAGTTCCCGGTCTACTGGTACAACGTAACCTCCATGCTCAAGGCCTGGATCGACGCGGTGCTGGTTCACGGTTTCGCCTTCACCTTCGACGGTTCCCCCTCCGCGCTGCACGGCAAGAAGGCTTGGCTGGCCGTCACGGTCGGCAGCACCCTGGAGACCTACGCCGCGGAAGGCCTCGCCCGACGGCCCCTCGAGGAGTACCTCGCCCCGGTCACTCAATCGCTGGAGTTCTGCCAGCTTGACTACCAGGGTTTTCACGCCATCTACGGCATGATATTCGACCCGTCGGACGAGGACCTCGTCCTGGACGCCAAGGAATACCGCAAGCTCATCTCGACCGGTGAGACGCCGGTCGGCTGA
- a CDS encoding Lrp/AsnC family transcriptional regulator — MDHCIIHALRIDGRAPFSRIAEVLGVSTQTVARRYGRLSSELALRVVGVVNPRQPSGGKWILRLTASPNTAQSVAQSLARRDDTTWVRLVSGGTEICLVTNSVAHHTLLFREIPRVANIAEVSAHRLLHTYLGGPTAWQGHTTALTNEQQEQLRRALDSSDDAEEPKVRSSLTQADWHLLAALQNNGRISYTDLAAETGQSPSTITRRLAALQAGGMLTFDVEISAEVYGITTQALLWMSVAPAHLNQVASTMIQHRELAFLASTTGPTNLVALVLCKSPSELHDYLADRLSALESIRMLETSPVQRTLKTCSPFLHSSPRRSNSA, encoded by the coding sequence TTGGACCACTGCATTATTCATGCCCTGCGTATCGACGGTCGGGCGCCGTTCAGCCGGATCGCCGAGGTTCTGGGCGTCTCCACGCAAACAGTCGCCCGTCGCTACGGGCGGCTGAGCAGCGAGCTGGCGCTTCGCGTTGTCGGGGTGGTGAACCCGCGGCAACCGTCGGGTGGGAAGTGGATTCTGAGGCTCACGGCCAGCCCGAACACCGCTCAGAGTGTCGCGCAGAGCCTGGCTCGGCGGGACGACACCACCTGGGTGCGGCTCGTGTCCGGGGGAACCGAAATATGCTTAGTCACGAACTCCGTGGCGCACCATACGCTGCTGTTCCGCGAGATCCCTCGTGTGGCCAACATCGCCGAGGTGTCGGCGCACCGTCTGCTGCACACCTATCTAGGCGGTCCCACCGCATGGCAGGGGCACACTACCGCTCTCACCAACGAGCAGCAGGAACAACTGCGCCGAGCACTCGACTCGTCAGATGACGCTGAAGAGCCCAAGGTCCGCTCGTCTTTGACCCAAGCGGACTGGCACCTGCTGGCCGCGTTGCAGAATAACGGCCGCATCAGCTACACAGACCTCGCCGCCGAGACCGGCCAGTCTCCCTCGACCATTACGCGCCGACTCGCTGCTTTGCAGGCCGGCGGCATGCTCACCTTCGACGTCGAGATCAGTGCGGAGGTATACGGCATCACCACGCAAGCCCTGCTGTGGATGTCGGTCGCCCCCGCGCACCTGAACCAGGTAGCGAGCACCATGATCCAACACAGGGAACTAGCCTTCCTGGCCTCTACCACCGGCCCAACCAACCTGGTGGCCCTCGTCTTGTGCAAGAGTCCCAGTGAACTGCATGACTACCTGGCCGACAGGCTCAGCGCGCTGGAATCCATCCGCATGCTCGAAACAAGTCCTGTCCAGAGGACCCTGAAAACCTGCAGTCCGTTCCTGCACAGCAGCCCCAGACGTAGCAATTCAGCCTGA
- a CDS encoding GMC family oxidoreductase → MSHSVEPADVLIVGGGAAGAVLAARLSENPARRVVLLEAGPDYGPTQFPAALLDANRIADLDHDWGYTSRGGRLSPTIAALRGKVIGGSSAVNAGAALRARAHDFARWAENGLDDWSFTDVLPYFRALENTPTGQDEFHGRSGPMPVRQLADSDLTAAHRGFIDAAVARGHKRIADFNGAEQGGVGAFAVNVLDGIRQNTALVYLTAEVRARPNLTVHGAVTVDRVLFRGGSATGVVTADGVVHNADEVILSAGTYGSAAILLRSGIGPAGELASLDIEPLADLPVGQHLQDHPFYPAVYALAPGRSEMTPALGALLWTASSEAADGELDLNVVAVHPNGAPFMPTGGVIALSTALVLPDAQGTLRLASRDPLSQPLIDHNYLGTERDRRRMLEGVRIARDLARDPALAPSLAELLMPRELPDEAEELTRVIESSLSIYGHPTSTAPMGAADSPQAVVDSRGAVHGLAALRVVDASIIPYVPSSVTNLTTIMLAERIAHLVYNH, encoded by the coding sequence TTGTCCCACTCTGTCGAACCGGCCGACGTCCTGATCGTCGGCGGCGGGGCGGCCGGCGCAGTGCTCGCCGCGCGCCTGAGCGAGAACCCCGCCCGGCGCGTCGTGCTGCTCGAGGCCGGGCCGGACTACGGCCCCACCCAGTTCCCCGCCGCGCTGCTCGACGCCAACCGCATCGCCGATCTCGATCACGACTGGGGATACACCTCACGGGGCGGGCGACTGAGCCCCACGATCGCCGCTCTGCGCGGCAAGGTGATCGGCGGGAGTTCCGCCGTCAACGCCGGCGCCGCCCTCCGCGCCCGCGCCCACGACTTCGCCCGCTGGGCCGAGAACGGGCTCGACGACTGGAGCTTCACCGACGTCCTGCCGTACTTCCGCGCCCTGGAAAACACCCCCACCGGCCAGGACGAGTTTCACGGGCGAAGCGGGCCGATGCCCGTGCGCCAACTGGCCGACTCCGATCTGACCGCCGCGCATCGTGGCTTTATCGACGCTGCGGTCGCCCGTGGCCACAAGCGGATCGCCGACTTCAACGGTGCCGAGCAGGGCGGCGTCGGAGCCTTCGCGGTCAACGTCCTCGATGGGATCCGACAGAACACCGCACTGGTCTACCTCACCGCTGAGGTGCGCGCTCGCCCGAATCTCACCGTGCACGGTGCAGTCACCGTCGACCGGGTCCTGTTCCGCGGTGGCAGTGCGACTGGAGTGGTCACCGCCGACGGGGTCGTGCACAATGCCGACGAGGTGATCCTCTCTGCCGGGACCTATGGAAGCGCGGCGATCCTGCTGCGCTCCGGCATCGGCCCCGCCGGCGAACTGGCGTCGCTCGACATCGAGCCCCTCGCCGACCTACCCGTCGGACAACACCTGCAAGACCACCCTTTCTACCCCGCGGTCTATGCACTCGCCCCGGGGCGATCGGAGATGACTCCGGCCCTTGGCGCGCTGCTGTGGACCGCCTCCAGCGAGGCCGCGGACGGTGAACTCGACCTGAACGTCGTCGCCGTGCATCCCAACGGGGCTCCGTTCATGCCCACCGGCGGCGTCATCGCCCTGTCCACGGCTCTCGTGCTCCCCGACGCGCAGGGCACGCTGCGCCTCGCCAGCCGCGATCCGCTTTCCCAGCCCTTGATCGACCACAACTACCTCGGCACCGAGCGCGACCGCCGACGCATGCTCGAAGGCGTACGAATCGCCCGTGATCTGGCCCGTGACCCGGCACTCGCGCCGTCGCTCGCCGAGCTTCTGATGCCGCGCGAACTGCCCGACGAAGCCGAGGAACTGACGCGGGTAATCGAATCCAGCCTCTCCATCTACGGTCACCCCACCTCCACCGCCCCTATGGGTGCCGCCGACTCGCCTCAGGCCGTCGTCGACTCCCGCGGAGCCGTGCACGGACTCGCCGCCCTGCGTGTCGTGGACGCCTCGATCATCCCGTACGTGCCCTCCAGCGTCACCAATCTCACCACGATCATGCTCGCCGAACGCATCGCCCACCTCGTCTACAACCACTGA
- a CDS encoding aldehyde dehydrogenase family protein — protein sequence MIDLPALGATGAYRSRNMQTVTDVAGTALAELSLVPPLYVNRTMAALRRSSIMPADERADAMIRAAKLFATATIDGLTVEEYQYAVSRVGGVPISSVVAATTTVAERVAKAHASVQYARPRGAVDNWRDPLTRTGRSVWTRRGDVFAVHAAGNHPGTHSIWPEALALGYRVAVRPSSRDPFTPHRLVAALRSAGFADDQVVLLPTDHAGADAILRGADLGMVYGGEEVTRKYGEAATVLPQGPGRSKILITADVDWRDHLDVIVSSVSGHGGTGCVNTTAIFVEGDPTPLAEAVTARLSAATPLPPEDDKAVLPVQPVAVAKAIETHLLKKAAGARPWLGGDGVVGELGDGSAALLPAVFQLDDPAAPQAGVELPFPCVWIAPWTPEAGTEPLKNTLVLNAMTHDTQLIDRLLGEPTISNLYLGSQHTHWMDPSVPHDGYLADFLMRNKGVIRN from the coding sequence ATGATCGACCTGCCCGCGCTCGGTGCAACGGGTGCCTACCGCTCCAGGAACATGCAGACGGTCACCGATGTGGCAGGCACTGCCCTCGCGGAACTGAGCCTCGTGCCGCCGTTGTACGTCAACCGCACCATGGCGGCGCTGCGCCGGAGCAGCATCATGCCGGCCGACGAACGGGCCGACGCGATGATCCGTGCGGCCAAGCTCTTCGCGACCGCGACGATCGACGGCCTGACCGTCGAGGAGTATCAATACGCTGTCAGCAGGGTCGGTGGAGTCCCGATCTCCTCCGTCGTCGCGGCGACCACGACGGTCGCCGAGCGGGTGGCGAAGGCTCATGCGAGCGTCCAGTACGCGCGCCCACGGGGGGCGGTCGACAATTGGCGCGATCCGCTGACGCGGACCGGGCGTTCGGTGTGGACACGGCGCGGAGACGTGTTCGCCGTGCACGCCGCGGGCAACCATCCCGGCACCCACAGCATCTGGCCGGAGGCACTGGCGCTGGGCTACCGCGTCGCGGTCCGCCCGTCGAGCCGCGATCCCTTCACCCCGCACCGGCTTGTGGCGGCACTGCGGAGCGCGGGATTCGCCGACGATCAGGTGGTGCTCCTGCCCACCGACCACGCCGGTGCCGACGCCATTCTGCGCGGCGCCGACCTGGGGATGGTGTACGGCGGCGAGGAGGTGACCCGCAAGTACGGCGAGGCCGCGACGGTGTTGCCGCAGGGGCCGGGTCGGTCGAAGATCCTCATCACGGCCGACGTGGACTGGCGCGACCACCTGGACGTGATCGTCTCATCCGTGAGCGGCCACGGCGGGACCGGATGCGTGAACACGACAGCCATCTTCGTGGAGGGCGACCCGACTCCGCTCGCCGAGGCGGTCACGGCGCGGTTGTCCGCCGCGACCCCCTTGCCGCCCGAGGATGACAAGGCCGTACTCCCCGTACAGCCGGTCGCGGTCGCCAAGGCGATCGAAACGCACCTGCTCAAGAAGGCGGCCGGCGCCCGGCCCTGGCTCGGCGGCGACGGCGTCGTGGGCGAACTCGGGGACGGGAGCGCCGCGCTGCTGCCCGCCGTCTTCCAACTCGACGATCCGGCCGCTCCGCAGGCAGGTGTGGAACTGCCGTTCCCGTGCGTGTGGATCGCGCCGTGGACACCCGAGGCCGGCACGGAACCGCTGAAGAACACGCTCGTGCTCAACGCGATGACCCACGACACCCAGCTCATCGACCGCCTGCTCGGCGAGCCGACCATCAGCAACCTGTACCTGGGAAGCCAGCACACCCACTGGATGGATCCCTCGGTACCGCACGATGGCTACCTGGCCGACTTCCTCATGCGGAACAAGGGCGTCATCCGGAACTGA
- a CDS encoding phenazine antibiotic biosynthesis protein produces the protein MPLTADQILDLPFDVQPDPDEFIRAAMEWHFNPETGCKFWLDRAATLGFDPRADVKTHGDLRLFPNVAAELRDVRGEDLIPRGYGNQPDVVGFFESGGTTGAPKRVVLMRDWLDRMVSWSNANLDRHGVPRGGNWLGIIPTGPHVVGTLFRQHAVTHGRHGFTIDLDPRWVKRLIADGQFGQVDAYAQHLIDQAAEVLRTQDIGLLTITPPLLERLARDEKLAALVNERVKCIRWGGTQMDADSRHLFKTEVFPEVALCGEYGSTMIIGVAGERAGISVDDPCVFDSFSPYVTFTVVDPKSLEPVPYGERGRVLVNHVSKSFLLPSNLERDLATRIPQVNGLVGDSVADISTVAVFEEEDVIEGVY, from the coding sequence ATGCCTCTTACCGCAGACCAGATCCTGGATCTTCCGTTCGACGTCCAGCCCGATCCGGACGAGTTCATCCGCGCCGCCATGGAGTGGCACTTCAATCCCGAGACCGGCTGCAAGTTCTGGCTGGACCGAGCCGCTACTCTCGGCTTCGATCCGCGAGCCGATGTCAAGACGCACGGGGACCTCCGGCTCTTCCCGAACGTGGCCGCGGAGCTTCGTGACGTCCGTGGCGAGGACCTGATTCCCAGGGGATACGGAAATCAGCCCGACGTGGTCGGGTTCTTCGAAAGCGGCGGCACCACCGGCGCTCCGAAGCGGGTCGTTCTGATGCGGGACTGGCTTGACCGCATGGTGAGTTGGAGCAACGCGAACCTGGACCGCCACGGTGTGCCGCGCGGAGGGAACTGGCTGGGAATCATCCCGACCGGACCGCACGTCGTGGGCACCCTGTTCCGGCAGCACGCCGTGACGCACGGCCGCCACGGCTTCACGATCGACCTCGATCCGCGCTGGGTGAAGCGGCTCATCGCCGACGGTCAGTTCGGGCAGGTCGACGCCTACGCCCAGCACCTCATCGACCAGGCCGCCGAGGTCCTGCGGACGCAGGACATCGGCCTGCTCACCATCACGCCCCCGCTGCTGGAACGGCTGGCCAGGGACGAGAAGCTGGCCGCCCTGGTGAACGAGCGGGTGAAGTGCATCAGGTGGGGAGGCACTCAGATGGACGCCGACTCCCGGCACCTCTTCAAGACCGAGGTGTTCCCCGAGGTCGCGCTGTGCGGCGAGTACGGAAGCACGATGATCATCGGGGTCGCGGGCGAGCGCGCCGGGATCTCCGTCGACGATCCGTGTGTCTTCGACTCGTTCTCCCCCTACGTGACCTTCACGGTCGTCGATCCGAAGAGCCTTGAGCCGGTGCCCTACGGAGAGCGGGGCCGGGTGCTGGTCAACCACGTCAGCAAGTCCTTCCTGCTGCCCAGCAACCTGGAACGTGACCTCGCCACACGGATTCCTCAGGTGAACGGCTTGGTCGGGGACTCGGTCGCCGACATCTCCACGGTCGCGGTCTTCGAGGAAGAGGACGTCATCGAGGGGGTTTACTGA
- the phzG gene encoding phenazine biosynthesis FMN-dependent oxidase PhzG, protein MDASGYESLSGKVDLPFPEYDQPPSEPLQLVRSWLSEARESGVREPSALALATADSRGRASNRIVAITDVTDLGLVFTSHSCSQKGRELAATGWASGLLYWRETGQQIILSGPVVLLPDAESDALWSARPIPLHAMSTVTRQSEPLEDVEALGARARSLELTGSPQPRPEFFVGYRLQPDVVEFWSASSDRLHRRLRYDRDSLEWRTSRLQP, encoded by the coding sequence ATGGACGCAAGTGGATACGAGTCCCTCAGCGGGAAGGTCGACCTCCCCTTCCCCGAGTACGACCAGCCGCCGTCGGAGCCTCTCCAGCTGGTGCGTAGCTGGCTTTCCGAGGCACGGGAAAGCGGAGTCCGCGAGCCCTCCGCGCTGGCGCTGGCCACTGCGGACTCCCGCGGCCGCGCCTCCAACCGGATAGTCGCCATCACCGATGTCACCGACCTCGGTCTGGTGTTCACCAGCCACAGCTGCAGCCAGAAGGGACGCGAACTCGCCGCTACGGGGTGGGCGTCGGGTTTGCTGTACTGGAGAGAGACCGGTCAGCAGATCATTCTCTCCGGTCCGGTCGTGCTACTGCCCGACGCGGAGTCGGACGCCCTGTGGTCCGCCCGGCCGATTCCGTTGCACGCCATGTCGACGGTCACCCGGCAGAGTGAGCCACTGGAGGACGTCGAGGCCCTGGGCGCCAGGGCACGCAGCCTGGAACTGACCGGGTCGCCCCAGCCCCGGCCGGAGTTCTTCGTCGGCTACCGGCTGCAGCCCGACGTCGTCGAATTCTGGTCCGCGAGCTCGGACCGGCTGCACCGCAGGCTGCGCTATGACCGCGACTCGCTCGAGTGGCGTACGAGCCGGCTGCAACCGTAG
- a CDS encoding PhzF family phenazine biosynthesis protein — MVVDAFASEPLLGNPVAVFFDSEDLTGETMQRIAKEMNLSEVTFVLPAEQGGDARIRIFTPVNELPFAGHPMLGTAFALSRTWRRDRLLLETAMGVIPFELGTRDGAAWVQMEQPVPSSKPYDLATELLAALGVESSTAPVEIYHNGPRHVFVGLSDVEALSALHPDHRALSRFPDMAANCFAEADGGWRTRMFSPAYGVVEDAATGSAAGPLAIHLARHGFAEYGREIKITQGVEMGRPSVMRATAEGVGESISSVLVGGHAVMVAEGTINV, encoded by the coding sequence ATGGTCGTAGATGCTTTTGCCAGCGAGCCGCTGCTGGGCAACCCGGTCGCCGTCTTCTTCGACAGCGAGGATCTGACCGGTGAGACGATGCAACGCATCGCGAAGGAGATGAACCTCTCCGAGGTCACCTTCGTGCTGCCGGCCGAGCAAGGCGGCGACGCACGGATCAGGATCTTCACCCCGGTGAACGAACTGCCGTTCGCCGGGCACCCGATGCTCGGTACAGCCTTCGCGCTCAGTCGGACCTGGCGACGCGACAGGCTGCTGCTGGAGACCGCGATGGGTGTGATCCCGTTCGAGCTGGGCACCCGCGACGGCGCCGCGTGGGTCCAGATGGAGCAGCCGGTTCCCAGTTCGAAGCCCTACGATCTCGCCACGGAGCTCCTGGCCGCACTCGGGGTCGAGTCATCGACGGCCCCGGTCGAGATCTACCACAACGGGCCGCGTCACGTGTTCGTGGGGTTGAGCGACGTCGAGGCGCTTTCCGCTCTCCACCCGGATCATCGCGCCCTCTCGCGCTTCCCCGACATGGCCGCCAACTGCTTCGCCGAGGCAGACGGGGGTTGGCGGACGCGGATGTTCTCCCCCGCCTACGGGGTGGTCGAGGACGCGGCGACCGGTTCCGCTGCCGGGCCTCTTGCGATTCACCTGGCCAGACACGGGTTCGCCGAGTACGGGCGAGAGATCAAAATTACCCAGGGAGTGGAAATGGGACGCCCGTCGGTCATGAGGGCGACCGCCGAAGGGGTCGGCGAGTCAATCAGCTCGGTCCTCGTCGGCGGGCACGCCGTCATGGTTGCCGAGGGAACAATCAATGTCTAG